From Vitis vinifera cultivar Pinot Noir 40024 chromosome 14, ASM3070453v1, a single genomic window includes:
- the LOC100266609 gene encoding germin-like protein subfamily 1 member 14 translates to MKKGVSFLVTVALVALVSSLASASDPSPLQDTCVAIDEPKDAVFVNGKFCKDPKLTVAEDFFFSGLDKPGNTSNAVASNVTTVNVEQIKGLNTLGISMVRIDYEPYGQNPPHTHPRATEILTVLGGTLYVGFVTSNPENRLISKVLNKGDVFVFPIGLIHFQFNVGKTKAVAIAALSSQNPGVITIANAVFGSDPPINPDVLTRAFQLDKKVVSYLQSRF, encoded by the exons ATGAAGAAGGGTGTTAGTTTCCTGGTAACTGTTGCCCTCGTGGCATTGGTTTCCTCTCTTGCCTCTGCCTCTGATCCAAGCCCACTGCAGGACACCTGTGTTGCCATTGATGAGCCCAAGGATGCTG TATTTGTGAATGGAAAGTTCTGCAAGGACCCAAAGCTGACCGTCGCCGAGGATTTCTTCTTTTCAGGCCTGGATAAGCCAGGGAACACATCAAATGCAGTAGCCTCAAATGTCACTACCGTAAATGTTGAACAAATAAAGGGACTCAACACTCTTGGCATATCCATGGTTCGTATTGACTATGAACCATATGGCCAAAACCCTCCTCACACTCACCCTCGTGCCACTGAGATCCTAACTGTCTTGGGGGGAACCCTCTACGTTGGGTTTGTCACATCCAACCCCGAAAACCGCCTCATTAGCAAAGTCCTCAACAAGGGGGATGTTTTTGTGTTTCCTATTGGTCTCATTCACTTCCAATTCAATGTTGGGAAGACTAAGGCAGTAGCCATTGCTGCTCTGAGCAGCCAAAATCCAGGTGttatcaccatagccaatgcaGTATTTGGATCAGATCCACCCATCAATCCTGATGTTCTCACAAGGGCCTTCCAGTTGGACAAGAAAGTGGTTAGCTACCTTCAGTCAAGGTTCTAG
- the LOC100263019 gene encoding germin-like protein subfamily 1 member 14: MTVAEDFFFSGLDKPGNTSNAVASNVTTVNVEQIKGLNTLGISMVRIDYEPYGQNPPHTHPRATEILTVLEGTLYVGFVTSNTENRFISKVLNKGDVFVFPIGLIHFQLNVGKTKAVAIAALSSQNPGVITIAKAVFGSDPPINPDVLTRAFQLDKSVVKYLQSRF; the protein is encoded by the coding sequence ATGACCGTCGCCGAAGATTTCTTCTTTTCAGGCCTGGATAAGCCAGGAAACACATCAAATGCAGTAGCCTCAAATGTCACTACTGTAAATGTTGAACAAATAAAGGGACTCAACACTCTTGGCATATCCATGGTTCGTATTGACTATGAACCATATGGCCAAAATCCTCCTCACACTCACCCTCGTGCCACCGAGATCCTAACTGTCTTGGAGGGAACCCTCTACGTTGGGTTTGTCACATCCAACACCGAAAACCGATTCATTAGCAAAGTCCTCAACAAGGGGGATGTTTTTGTGTTTCCTATTGGTCTCATTCACTTCCAACTCAATGTTGGGAAGACTAAGGCAGTAGCCATTGCTGCTCTAAGCAGCCAAAATCCAGGTGTTATCACCATAGCCAAAGCAGTATTTGGATCAGATCCACCCATCAATCCTGATGTTCTCACAAGGGCCTTCCAGTTGGACAAGAGCGTGGTTAAGTACCTTCAGTCACGGTTCTGA